Sequence from the Coregonus clupeaformis isolate EN_2021a unplaced genomic scaffold, ASM2061545v1 scaf0526, whole genome shotgun sequence genome:
TAAGAAGGGGTTTAAACGAGTGCTAATTGGGGGTTTGGGTGAAAATGGAGGCACTCTCATCTTTCCTTCCCCTCGGGCAGGGCCAGCCTGCATGGGATGTCCGTCTGGAACGTCAGCGTTCCCACAGGAAAACTACAGAGCAGACAGAGCCAGACTCATTATCCTAGCCTCTCCCAGCCATTCCCTAACTAACCACCTCCATCTGCCCAACACATCGCTGAACAGAGCCTCAGTCACACGTTAACCtctacacctgtgtgtgtgtgcgtgcgtgcgtgcatgcagtGATGTAATGGTAATAAAATAGGTGGGTAAACTCTGATCACCGGTCGCAGTGAAAAAAGTAACGCTCCttatactttcaatgcattttccGGCAAAAAGTGGGTAAACTGCGTTCAGTTgcatttaccctccactacaccactgcatgtgtgtgtgagctgtgGTTCCATTGATTGGTTCCCACGGGTTTGTAGTATCATTTTTAAGCCTGTTTCTCTCCTATTAACTTTGTCTATATTTCCATAGCGTAAACTCTGACACACTCCGACAACACACACATCGGCTCCTCCACATGAACACACCTGTTTCACGTCCAACCCCACTCCTAAGGTTGCGACCCCTGCATGTCAGCACATGGGCTCATGCCACGCATAGTGtctttaacccctaacctctaacctctcaaCCCGTTAACCCATCAGAAACCGACACCCTGTGTGTCACAAGTCTTCCGTCAATGTATTACAGGCTCTCTGGGAtagagacaggaagaggagaagacCTGACCACTGTACCTCTGAGGTTTCACATGACATCATcactcctctccagtctccctgAGACCCCGTTCCATTTCAGTGTCTGCAGGTCTGAAAACAATGGGTAGGTAGGTGTAAGCCATATGGTCAAGTGAAGCTTCTAGCATGTTGCTAACATCTATCCAGTCCTTTCAGGTGTGCAGATCTGTGAACACCGAAGGGGTATGACTATGAGCATGTGACCACGTCAGCGACAGTCTTTGGTCCAGTGAACCTTGGGCATGGCTGAGTGCTGGGTGTGCTTCTGTATtgttttgacctttgacctcagTAGACATGAATATCATGCCTAGGGAATCAGAGGAGACAGGAAGTCACATGACTTAATCAATGACTGCTTTGATCTAAGAGTGAGGTTAAAGTCTAAGCAGAGTGacctagacacacacaaacacacagttagCTGGGTGGgcagtctgtgtgtttgtgtattctcTGTATCTGACTCTTAAACTGTGTGGGGGATCTTTGACTGTGTCTCTATAGCTAAATCCATTTCATACAACAGAGTAGTGTCTGAGGATGTTGGTGGCTCAGAGGTGaatgtctgactgtgtgtgtgttactctgtGAAGGTCAGTGAGATCATTGCTGCAGATGTACACACATCTGGAGAGCGGGGAGCTACATGTGAGCACCTTCTGTATCCAGGGGCAACAAGGTTGTAAAGCATAGAGTTTAATATTTTCCATGGCCGGCCTTAGCTACAACCCTGCTCTGCtgcacaactgtgtgtgtgtgtgtgtctacagtaggTGTGTGCcagcgtgcatgcatgtgtgtgcacatgtggaTGTCTGTTGGCGTTTTACAAGCAGGTAGAATTGATATTTCCAGCTGTTCAGGCCCAGAGGACAATACCCtgccttcccatctctctcttcctgaccctttctctcattatctctctattcatctcccttctttatctctctctgcatctctctctatTTCGCCCACTCCATTCATCTACCTTTTTCTAAatttttctccctttctctctctttctccctctccaacccatattcccctccatctccctttctctccctccccccctctctctttgtctacccccccttcccccctcctcctatGTACAGTGTATGCAGTGTGTTGATTGGTCTTACCCTGCTGTCCTCCTGGGGGTCCCACTCGGGGCTGAAGGTCTGGAGGGGTTGGCCGTGGGAGCAGTTGGAGAACTGGAACAGGCTGGAGAACGTATGGCGGTTCTCTAAGGTGTCTGGGAAGATGGCGTCCTGGAAGTTGACCCCGTGGGGCAGGATGTTGTAGTTCTCATCCATCCTGTAgaaggtaaacaaacaaacactgtGAGTGACTGAGTGCATGCTTCCTATAGGGTCAAAACGTGACCCCTAAAGGGGCTCAAGTCTGTATTATATCACAAAGTGCATCCAGaaaagagaggatagaggagctAAATATTGTAGGCCATTATGCTGTAAAGTCAATgtcatgtttttgtgtgtgtttatgatgCATCACACTCTTTTAAATGTATTAGTGATTCTGTGCAATGCACACAGGTTCCCGGTCACCAGGTCATCCTGACTCACCTGAGGAAGAAAATGTAGGAGTAGTTCTCCATCACGGTGTGAGACTGGCACGACAGGTAGCCCAGCCCTGTCAGGTTGAGGCGCGAGCCCGCCGGCACCTCCAGCATGCTGCCCCACGCCTGGTCGCACATGAGCTCCACCTCTGCCGAGTAGAGCAACCCTTCCTCTGCGCCCTCATAACCATACCCGTACGGGAATGGCAGGGAGTTGTAGAGGCCATCTGCCCCGCCATACTGCTCCCGGTGAATGGCCAGCACCTTGGCGTACACAATGATCTCCGCCAGTTCCGCACGGCAGCTCTCACTCAGTGGACGCCACTCGGTGGGCAGTTGGCACCCTTGCGCAATGCTCGCCATATAGCCAAGAGCGAGAAGCAAGTGCGCAAAGATCATGTCTGGTGTGCATGTAATTCCTGTCTTTCACTTTGGGTACTCCTGTTATTCGTTACTCCACTCGGGCACAAATCCGGTAAAGCTTTTTCTGTAATTAAATCCAACTTTTTTTGCAATATAAAGTTAAGTTCCTTTATATCCAGTGATAGGGGCATATAATAACGGCACTGTGATCGTACAGTTGAATTATAGTCAGTTAAAATGTAACTGGTTCCAgtaaaaagttgggtgaaaactATTTGAcagatcacacacagagagaaatagaCCTGCTCCCGGTTTTTAATCTGGGTCCCCTTGAGCAGTGGAGTCCGTTTGTCAGCTGTTCAATCCGTTAAAGACAGAGAGCTTCAAGGATATCCACAGACAGATAATCCAATGTTATGACCCAGTGTTTAAGTGCGCATTTTTTGAGCCCGATGCAGCGCAAGTCCAGTCCCATTCAAACACATTCCTCAAGGCTCCTCAAAGCCCCTTCATTCTCAAAGATCT
This genomic interval carries:
- the LOC121559071 gene encoding coiled-coil domain-containing protein 3; this encodes MIFAHLLLALGYMASIAQGCQLPTEWRPLSESCRAELAEIIVYAKVLAIHREQYGGADGLYNSLPFPYGYGYEGAEEGLLYSAEVELMCDQAWGSMLEVPAGSRLNLTGLGYLSCQSHTVMENYSYIFFLRMDENYNILPHGVNFQDAIFPDTLENRHTFSSLFQFSNCSHGQPLQTFSPEWDPQEDSRLLCSSVQGALFEEEEKSRKQQERLGQLERRNRQLKERVRKVKRSLRNARKSQRRAEQERQGLEERLRSAERRAGHHLNSITQEATPNRYQEAVLHRTPHTPL